A window of Mangifera indica cultivar Alphonso chromosome 13, CATAS_Mindica_2.1, whole genome shotgun sequence contains these coding sequences:
- the LOC123194137 gene encoding protein SMAX1-LIKE 4 — MRSGACTVQQTLTAEAASVLKHSLSLARRRGHAQVTPLHVAATLLSSRTSLLRRACLKSQPHHHQTSHPLQCRALELCFNVALNRLPTTPAPLLHTQPSLSNALIAALKRAQAHQRRGCIEQQQQQPLLSVKVELEQLIISILDDPSVSRVMREAGFSSTAIKNHIEDSSASSVFQCYSASGVGGVFSSPCSPSAPDNHQAQREIVNPNIFWQNHFLTSYSASEQNPLLFSPPKKFLTNFTTDSSASVNYKEDIKLVFEVLLRKSKRRNTVIVGDSVSITEGLVVELMGRVERGDVPEELRETQVIKFQFAPVSLRFMNKEDIEKNVTELKRKVDSLTSGGGGAIIYTGDLKWAVDHNQESFNREISSYSPINQLVSEIGRIVSDSITSNTKVWLVATASYQTYIKCQMKQPSLEIQWALQAVSVPSGGLGLSLHASCVQDSKSQVWETKPSANKEEDKLRCCAECTYNYENEAQLFKSGQKKLLPPWLQSHSGNANHKDEIGELRKKWTRLCQSLHQGNHSTFSRSHSFGKSCSYASTYPWSSNQGNFFPESNSITFAESAVTLKSNGNHSVPRFRRQQSCTIDFNFGNDAYQIKDGEPSFDSLKSSEDNEAKITLALGSCVFSEKDKTNTETKRGHLCKVLQEVVPWQSGTIPSIVEALVDYKSAKNGTWFLIQGNDIIGKRRLARGIAESLFGSADLLLQLRKRNDYAPPSEILYKALKMHEKLVVFVEDAELGDTQFAQLLEEGFESGKFGESREGNIGEIVFILSKEGDKLKNQDCVINMTLEVSESSSSCDQKRKAEWDFSNKIKSPRTEEKDENCTKKDFSRQSSFNTLDLNMKADEEDDESEEKLGDLSPISSDLTRETTNPPNSSGFLDLIRNRFVFNRNLIKDEEIKECFLSKLNVCFEEVFGGQNRVNFNVEERVIEEVLNGRGSFVKLLFNKWVKEIFQASLKTVKIGGKDGIEIKLGFGGKSEKVWEDGFKDSCLPKKIRFSV, encoded by the exons ATGCGCTCAGGAGCTTGTACGGTCCAGCAGACCCTCACGGCGGAGGCTGCTTCAGTTTTGAAGCATTCTCTAAGTTTAGCACGGAGGAGAGGCCATGCTCAGGTCACCCCTCTTCACGTTGCAGCCACTTTGTTAAGCTCAAGAACTAGTCTTCTGAGAAGGGCTTGTCTCAAATCTCAgcctcatcatcatcaaacttcaCATCCTCTTCAGTGTAGAGCACTTGAACTTTGTTTCAATGTGGCTTTAAACCGACTTCCGACAACTCCTGCTCCTCTCTTGCACACCCAGCCCTCTCTTTCTAACGCCTTGATTGCTGCACTCAAACGAGCTCAAGCTCATCAGAGAAGAGGATGCATTGAACAACAGCAACAACAGCCTCTCTTGAGTGTAAAGGTAGAGTTGGAACAGCtcattatttctattttagatGACCCTAGTGTTAGTAGGGTTATGAGAGAAGCTGGCTTCTCTAGCACTGCCATTAAAAATCACATAGAAGACTCTTCAGCTTCTTCTGTGTTTCAGTGTTACAGTGCTTCTGGTGTTGGTGGTGTCTTTTCATCACCTTGTTCTCCTTCTGCACCTGATAATCATCAAGCTCAAAGAGAAATAGTTAATCCTAACATTTTCTGGCAAAACCATTTCTTGACTTCTTATTCTGCTTCTGAACAAAACCCACTTCTCTTTTCTCCTCCAAAGAAATTTTTAACCAACTTCACCACAGATTCATCAGCTTCTGTGAACTACAAGGAAGATATCAAGTTGGTGTTTGAGGTGTTGTTGAGGAAGAGCAAGAGAAGGAACACTGTGATAGTTGGAGATAGTGTCTCCATAACCGAAGGCCTTGTTGTAGAACTGATGGGAAGAGTGGAGAGAGGGGATGTTCCTGAGGAGTTGAGGGAAACTCAAGTCATAAAGTTTCAGTTTGCACCAGTGAGCTTGAGGTTCATGAACAAGGaagatattgaaaaaaatgtcaCTGAACTCAAAAGGAAAGTGGATTCTCTTACATCAGGAGGAGGCGGTGCTATTATCTACACAGGAGATTTAAAATGGGCAGTTGATCATAATCAAGAAAGTTTTAACAGAGAAATCTCTAGTTATAGTCCCATTAATCAGCTAGTTTCAGAAATAGGAAGGATAGTTTCAGATTCCATCACTTCAAATACAAAGGTTTGGTTGGTGGCCACAGCAAGCTACCAAACATACATCAAGTGCCAAATGAAGCAACCTTCACTGGAGATTCAATGGGCACTTCAAGCTGTTTCCGTACCATCTGGTGGACTTGGCCTAAGCCTCCATGCTTCCTG TGTTCAGGATTCAAAGTCACAAGTATGGGAGACAAAGCCTTCTGCTAACAAAGAAGAAGACAAGCTCAGATGCTGTGCAGAATGTACTTACAACTATGAAAATGAAGCTCAATTATTCAAATCGGGCCAGAAGAAGCTATTGCCTCCTTGGCTACAATCACACAGTGGAAATGCCAATCATAAG GATGAAATTGGGGAGTTGCGAAAGAAGTGGACTAGACTATGTCAGAGCCTACACCAGGGAAACCATTCAACATTTTCACGGAGTCATAGTTTTGGAAAAAGTTGTTCCTATGCTTCAACGTATCCTTGGTCGTCCAATCAGGGAAATTTTTTCCctgaatcaaattcaatcacCTTTGCTGAATCTGCTGTTACTTTAAAGTCTAACGGCAATCATTCTGTACCCAGATTCAGGCGACAACAGTCGTGCACTATTGATTTCAATTTTGGAAATGATGCCTACCAGATCAAAGATGGTGAACCAAGTTTTGATTCTCTTAAGAGCAGTGAAGATAATGAAGCAAAGATCACTCTTGCTCTTGGCAGCTGTGTGTTCTCAGAGAAAGATAAAACTAACACAGAAACCAAACGAGGCCATCTATGCAAGGTGCTTCAGGAGGTAGTCCCGTGGCAAAGTGGGACTATTCCATCAATAGTAGAAGCTTTGGTTGATTACAAATCGGCCAAGAATGGAACTTGGTTTCTGATTCAAGGGAATGACATAATTGGTAAAAGAAGATTGGCGCGCGGCATTGCAGAGTCACTTTTTGGATCAGCTGATTTGCTTCTGCAGCTGAGGAAGAGAAATGATTATGCTCCACCCTCGGAAATTCTTTACAAAGCCTTGAAAATGCATGAAAAGCTAGTTGTTTTTGTGGAAGATGCTGAATTGGGTGATACTCAGTTCGCACAACTCCTTGAGGAAGGATTTGAAAGTGGGAAATTTGGAGAATCAAGAGAAGGAAACATTGGCGAAATAGTCTTCATTTTATCTAAAGAAGGAGATAAATTGAAGAATCAAGACTGTGTCATAAACATGACATTGGAGGTGAGTGAAAGTAGTAGTAGTTGTGATCAAAAGAGAAAAGCTGAGTGGGATTTTTCAAACAAGATCAAGAGTCCAAGAACTGAAGAAAAGGATGAGAATTGCACCAAGAAAGATTTCTCAAGGCAGTCAAGTTTCAACACACTTGATCTCAACATGAAAgcagatgaagaagatgatgaaagtGAAGAAAAACTAGGAGATTTAAGCCCCATTTCAAGTGATTTAACTCGTGAAACAACTAATCCTCCAAATTCAAGTGGGTTCCTTGATTTGATCAGAAATCGCTTTGTTTTCAACCGAAATCTGATAAAAGATGAAGAAATCAAGGAGTGTTTCTTGTCAAAGTTAAATGTGTGTTTTGAGGAGGTTTTCGGTGGACAAAACAGGGTAAATTTTAATGTGGAAGAAAGAGTAATAGAGGAGGTGCTAAATGGTAGGGGTTCATTTGTAAAGCTTTTGTTTAATAAGTGGGTAAAGGAAATTTTCCAAGCAAGCTTGAAAACAGTTAAAATTGGCGGGAAGGACGGTATAGAAATTAAGTTAGGTTTTGGGGGTAAAAGTGAAAAGGTTTGGGAAGATGGATTCAAGGATTCATGTCTTCCAAAGAAAATCAGGTTTTCTGTTTAA